Proteins encoded in a region of the Onthophagus taurus isolate NC chromosome 10, IU_Otau_3.0, whole genome shotgun sequence genome:
- the LOC111419105 gene encoding heterogeneous nuclear ribonucleoprotein A1-like: MFKLILISTLLAVVASYEAISTINSNSEAWNPVKVVRDGGWGGERNGDNGWGKGWNGGWGNGGNRGDRGDGQWGWNGNGNWGGKGWSVWNRDGRGNGWGNNNNWGGKGWSGGWGNNGGWGNNGGWGNNGGWGNGGWGNNGGWGNGRWGNNGGWGWDKKW, translated from the exons atgtttaaattg aTTTTAATTTCCACCCTCTTAGCGGTGGTTGCATCGTACGAAGCTATCTCAACCATAAATTCCAACTCAGAAGCATGGAATCCCGTGAAAGTAGTCAGAGATGGCGGTTGGGGCGGTGAAAGGAATGGTGATAATGGATGGGGAAAAGGATGGAATGGAGGATGGGGTAATGGTGGAAATAGGGGTGATAGAGGCGATGGTCAATGGGGTTGGAATGGAAATGGAAATTGGGGTGGAAAAGGATGGAGTGTTTGGAACCGAGATGGACGTGGAAATGGATGGGGTAACAACAATAATTGGGGTGGAAAAGGATGGAGTGGTGGATGGGGAAATAACGGTGGATGGGGAAATAATGGTGGATGGGGTAATAATGGAGGATGGGGAAATGGGGGATGGGGAAATAATGGGGGATGGGGAAATGGAAGGTGGGGAAATAATGGTGGATGGGGTTGGGATAAGAAATggtaa